The Mycobacterium riyadhense sequence TGGCCAAAACCCACGGCCGCATCGTTGTGGAAGGCCTGGATGCGGCGGGATTGCTGAGGCAAAAGGGCCTGCCCGGGGCGCGCGCCAGACGGCGCGGGCTGTCCGATACAGCCCTGGGAACCCCGCGCCGGCACCTGTCCTACAAGACAGGCTGGTACGGATCGAGTCTAGTGGTCGCCGACCGCTGGTTTCCGTCGTCGAAAACCTGCCATGCCTGCGGGCATGTCCAGGACATCGGCTGGGACGAACACTGGACCTGTGCTGCCACCACTGGTGGTTGCGGTACCGTCCACCAGCGCGACGATTGCGCCGCCATCAACCTCGCACGCTACGAGGAAACACCTAGCGTCGTCGGCCCAGTTGGGGCCGCCGTCAAGCGTGGAGCCGACCGTAAGACCCGACCAAGCCGGGCAAGTGGCCGTGAAGCGCGGAAGGGACGCAGCCGCAAAGCTGCCGAACAACCCCGAGACGGGGTGCAAGTCGCGTGACCGCTAAAGATCACTCACTTGCAACGGATCCGGGCCACGCATCTCGTCGTCGGCACGCCGATCATCGCGGCCGGCCTGCCGCTAATCTTCGTCAAGCCAAAGGTCGGCGCCACGATGTTCCTCGAAGGATGGGCCATCCAAATCATCGGGCACCGGGTGTTCGAGAAGAACCTGCCGTCCACCCACAAGGGATGGATCACCTATCAATTGGCCGGCGTGATCCATGTCTGCGAGCAATACGGCGAAATGCTGGCCCGGCGCAGCCAGCGTAAGGCCGGATTGCGGTGAGACCGCCTGAGCCCGGCCGCAATGCGCTGCTGGACGCGGGACAGCGCCTGCTAGGAACTGCCGACCTGGCCCGGGTCTCCGTGAACTCCATCGTCGCCGAGGCCGGCATGGCCAAAGGCAGCTTCTATCAGCACTGGCCCAGCCGAGCCGAATACGTGCGGGCGCTGCACGCTCGATTCCACGACCAACTCGCAGAAGCGATCGCGACGGCCATGGACGGCCTGCCGCCCGGGCGTGATCGGCTGGAGGCGGGGATGAACGCCTACCTGGACGGGTGCCTGGCCGACCCGGCCACCAAGGCGCTCCTGGTCCAGTCCCGCACCGAGGCCGGCTTGAGCGACATGGTTGCCGCCCGCAACGAGGGCTCGGCCGCGTTGATGCAGCCCGATCTGGTTGCGCTCGGCTGGGCACGGCCAGAACCGATCGCAAACCTGCTCGTCGCCGCGATCGCCGAGATCGCGCTGTTGGAACTTGCTGCCGGTAAACGCGACAACGAGTTGCGCGGCGGGCTGCTCCGCCTGGCCACCGCGGACCGGGGCTGACCGTTACGTCAGCGGCACCAGACCGGACCTAACCAGATCCAGACTCGCGGCCACCAGTTCGCCGAGGTCGCCGGCACATCCATTGCGGCCCCAATTCTCAACCGCCACAACAAGAGCCGCCGCCAGCACGGCTCCCGCGACCTCCGCCACCAGATCGAGGTTCGCCGCCTCGGGGAGCCGGTTCCTGACGAACTCGGTCAGTACCTGAGCAAACGACGACTGCACCACCCGCAGATGGCCCGCGATGCGCTCCGCGCTGATCAACTCGGCACGTGCTGTCGCGGCCTGACGCACCACCTCGAGGTCGTACGGGAAGGCGGCGACGCTCGCCAGGACCGCGTCGAAGAGGGATTCGGCTGCCGGACGCTGGGCAAGCGCATCGGCCAGCCATTCCAACTGTGTCTCGTAATCTTGGAACAGCACCGCTTCCTTGGTGGGGAAGTGCCTGAAGAAGGTCCGTTCCGTGACGCCGGCCTCGCGCGCCAGCTCCGTCACCGTGACATTCGCAAACCCTTTGCGGGCGAAGCACTTTAGAGCGGCCTGGCGCAGCGCCTCGTGGGTCGATCGGCGGCGCAGCACGTGCCGGTTTGTCGGTTCGGCAATTGACATCTTCAAATTATGTCAGTACTGACATATTCTTGGCCAATGACGGACTATGACGCGATCGTCGTGGGCGCCGGGCACAACGGGCTGACCGCGGGGGTGGTGCTGCAACGCGCGGGTTTGCGCACGCTGTGCCTGGAAGCCAACACCTACGTGGGAGGCATGGCCGCGACGGTCGAGTTGATCGACGGCTTCCGGTACGAGATCGCGGGTTCGGTGCAGTTCCCCACGGCGGGCCAAATCGCCAAGGACCTCGGACTCGACACGCTGCCCACGGTGGATCCCGAGGTGATGTCGACCAACATCGGCGAATCCGGCGAAGAGCCGATGATCTTCTACCGCGACCCCGTACGGCTGACGACGCACCTCGGCGAGAAACACGGGCTCGAGGCCGTCACCGGCATGACAGAACTGATCGGCTGGAGTCAGGGACCCGCAAAGGCCCTGGGGCGCTTCGACGTACGCAAACCGCCCAAGACACTGGACGAGATGTATGCCTGTGCGGCCGACGAAGCCGAACGCCGAGCGATTCACGAAATGCTGTTCGGTTCGGCGATGGACGTCATCGACCGCTTCTTGCCCAACAAGACCAAGCACGCCGTCATGCGGGGGATGCTCGCGTTCCTGGCCGTCAACTCCACCTACCGCGGACCGTACACACCCGGCAGCGCCACTTGCTTGGCGTTCGCCCTTGCGGTCCCGCAGGACGGCACGGACAGCACCGCGATGATGACGAAGCTCAAGGGCGGCATCGGGGCACTCAGCGAACACCTCCGGGAACGATTCATCGCCCACGGCGGTGAAATCCGATTCCGCACGAAGGTGCAACGCATTCTTGTAGACCATGCCGCGGTGACCGGTGTGCGGCTGCGTGACGGGTCGACGATCAGCGCGCCAATCGTCGTTTCCAACCTAGCGCCTGACGTCACGCTCACCGAGCTCATCGAGCCTGAACACATTCCCGCACAGATAATTTCGCGCGTTTCGGGGCGCGATCACCGCGCCTCCTTCATACAGATGCACTTCGCCCTCGACGGGCTACCCGAGTTTGCACCGCCCTATGAGTTCTTGAACGAAGCGGGGATGCAACAGTCGGTCGGCATCTTCGGATCTCCCGAAGAGCAGCAACTGCAATGGGAGAACTGCCGTCGCGGCATCGTCCCGGACAACCCGTCGCTGGGAATGCAGATCCCTTCCGTGCACGATCCCGGCCTGGCCCCACCCGGGAAGCACGCAGCGAGCGCGTTCGCCTACGCCTTCCCGGTCGAAGTCAGCCGCGACCAGCACGGACATCTGAAAAACGAAATGGCACAACGTGTTATCGACAAGATCACCAGGTTTGCGCCCAATTTCAAAGACATCGTGATCCGCCATATCACGTTTGCGCCGTACCACATGCAGACCATGTT is a genomic window containing:
- a CDS encoding TetR/AcrR family transcriptional regulator, whose product is MRPPEPGRNALLDAGQRLLGTADLARVSVNSIVAEAGMAKGSFYQHWPSRAEYVRALHARFHDQLAEAIATAMDGLPPGRDRLEAGMNAYLDGCLADPATKALLVQSRTEAGLSDMVAARNEGSAALMQPDLVALGWARPEPIANLLVAAIAEIALLELAAGKRDNELRGGLLRLATADRG
- a CDS encoding phytoene desaturase family protein, translating into MTDYDAIVVGAGHNGLTAGVVLQRAGLRTLCLEANTYVGGMAATVELIDGFRYEIAGSVQFPTAGQIAKDLGLDTLPTVDPEVMSTNIGESGEEPMIFYRDPVRLTTHLGEKHGLEAVTGMTELIGWSQGPAKALGRFDVRKPPKTLDEMYACAADEAERRAIHEMLFGSAMDVIDRFLPNKTKHAVMRGMLAFLAVNSTYRGPYTPGSATCLAFALAVPQDGTDSTAMMTKLKGGIGALSEHLRERFIAHGGEIRFRTKVQRILVDHAAVTGVRLRDGSTISAPIVVSNLAPDVTLTELIEPEHIPAQIISRVSGRDHRASFIQMHFALDGLPEFAPPYEFLNEAGMQQSVGIFGSPEEQQLQWENCRRGIVPDNPSLGMQIPSVHDPGLAPPGKHAASAFAYAFPVEVSRDQHGHLKNEMAQRVIDKITRFAPNFKDIVIRHITFAPYHMQTMFFAPAGDFCHGLLHPDLMGPNRPGPKGFLDCPIPIDGLYLGSAGCHGGPGITFTPGYNAAFQAIDDMAPR
- a CDS encoding TetR/AcrR family transcriptional regulator; protein product: MAEPTNRHVLRRRSTHEALRQAALKCFARKGFANVTVTELAREAGVTERTFFRHFPTKEAVLFQDYETQLEWLADALAQRPAAESLFDAVLASVAAFPYDLEVVRQAATARAELISAERIAGHLRVVQSSFAQVLTEFVRNRLPEAANLDLVAEVAGAVLAAALVVAVENWGRNGCAGDLGELVAASLDLVRSGLVPLT
- a CDS encoding Mpo1-like protein → MQRIRATHLVVGTPIIAAGLPLIFVKPKVGATMFLEGWAIQIIGHRVFEKNLPSTHKGWITYQLAGVIHVCEQYGEMLARRSQRKAGLR